ATATTTGCCGATTGCGACTGCCTCAATGCGGCAAGCAGCTGCACTATGGGCACAGGCGCGACAGCAGGGACAGCCAACGGCAGGGGATAAAACCATTGACGGTGACATGATTCTGATTGCTCAGGCTAAGACTCTAGGAGACTCAGATGTGGTGATTGCCACAACTAATGTGGGGCATCTATCGAGGTTTATTGCAGCTGACTTGTGGCAGAACATTCTTCCCAATTAACCGCCACCTAACAACCCGGCTGGAGCGGACTGCTGGGAGATCTTGGATGTGTTGCCAAGGCTGCTTGCAGCCGCTCAGCCGGAACGTTATGCAGCAATCTGCGTTAATTTAAGATTTTCGTTTGGACAATAATATGGCAGATTTTCTGTGGGAAAAACTAGATTGCAAAAACCAGCCAACAGGGGGATTGGGTGCATGGAGAGCAAAAGTGCCTGGCGGTTGGATAATAGCCGTTCGCTGTGGCGGCGGTGAAGGTGGCGGGGTAACATTCTATCCAGATCCTAATCACCAATGGAATGGCGGCACTCTATCCTCGTGAGTTTGCATAACTGGG
This portion of the Halomicronema hongdechloris C2206 genome encodes:
- a CDS encoding PIN domain-containing protein; the protein is MVERLIVLDTGPIGLVTNPKLSSQGVACNQWLQSHLKLGDRIIVPEIADYEVRRELLRANKKKGLTRLDSLCQRLEYLPIATASMRQAAALWAQARQQGQPTAGDKTIDGDMILIAQAKTLGDSDVVIATTNVGHLSRFIAADLWQNILPN